Below is a window of Stygiolobus azoricus DNA.
TTAAGTACGTTCTGGAATTTTTCAGCGTGGCTTTTCTCTGCTCTCGCGAGGGTCTCAAACCACTCAGCTACTTCATTAAATCCCTCTTCCCTCGCTACCTTAGCAAAACCAGGATACATCTGGGTAAACTCGTAAGTTTCTCCAGCGATTGCAGATTCTAACATCTCCTCTAAAGTTCCTATGGGCTTGTCAGTAGCTGGATCTGTTAACCCTCCTTGTCTTATAAAGTCTAGGTAACCGAAAGCGTGGGCTGTTTCTCCCTCGGCAATACTCCTTAATAACTGAGCTATTTCTGGATAACCTTCTTCATCCGCTCTCTTGGCGAAGTAGAGATATCGTCTGTTAGCCATCGACTCTCCTATAAAGCCTTGTTTAAGGTTTTCAGCTGTTTTAGTACCTTTTAGGTTTACTATAGCTATTTATTAATTATTCTGAATGTAAAAACCTTTCTAGTTAAAGTTTATTTTTAATTAAAAATAATTCTAATTACCAAAAGGCTAGATCAAGTGCTATGCTACCTACAGCTTTAACGACGTCCTTAATAGAAATAACACCTACTACTTTACCTTCCTTATTTATGACTACGAGATGCCTAATTCCTCTTGAACTCATTAATGCCACAGCTTCGCTTATGTCAGCATCACCATCAATAGTAACGGGGTTTTGGCTCATTATCTGGTCTATTGAAGATTCTAGAGGAATTCCGTCAGCTATTGCGTAAATTATGTCCCTCTCTGTCACTATACCTATTGGATTATAATCTTTGTCAGTAATTACTATTGAACCCACACTTTCCCTTTTCATTATCTCTGCGGCTTGTTTGATACTTATTTCGGAATTAGCTGTGACTGGTCTTCGATTTACGAGTTGGATTATTTTCATATATTATTATCATTCTCACCTACATTTTTATTTGCAATGTATCTGATTTTATTCCTCTCTCTTATTTCCTCAACGTATCCAAGACTTATCAGTTTCTTAACCCTTCTATAGGCAGTAGTTCTAGGCAGGCCTGTTATCTTACTAATTTTAGCTAGAGTATCTGCCCCTTGTCTTATTGCTTCTAGAACTACTTTGTCTCTTTCATCTAGATTATTATTATCTATTTCTACTTCCACATTATCTAGATTTTCCCGGATTTTTTCTTTTCTAAAATTTTTGAGTAATAGGTAAGCAAGTGTTATTGTGGAAGTTACGCTAATTATCAGTAATACTACCAAAATAGTAAAAAGCCCGTTTGAATTTTGATTATACTTTATAGTTGAAGCAGAAGGTGAAAACACTATAGTTATATTTGAACCATAGAAAGTAAGATTTAGAAAGCCGCTTTGTGTTATGGTAGATGATATTGGGGCTGGATACAAGTATAGTAACTGAGTCTGATAAGGTAATATAATACAAATTGTGGAGTTATAAGGTTGTGAAATCTTTATTACTCCGTCAATTTTAGCTTGATAAGTTAGAACAGAATCGGGATTAGCTAGAATAACCTTATTATTCTGTAATGTGAAATGAGAACTAGCCTGCAATCTAGTTATGTTTTGCAATGGAAGATATACTACTGATTGATTATAAGTCCTTATTATTACAGTCCCGTTATAAAATATTGTTTCAGCAACTGAAGAGGAGACACCAGTAGATAATATAGATAAAGTCAGAAATGAGAGAAGCGTTACTAAGCCCAGTAGTTTCACACGTTATAATAAAACAACTAAGGAA
It encodes the following:
- a CDS encoding rubrerythrin family protein — its product is MVNLKGTKTAENLKQGFIGESMANRRYLYFAKRADEEGYPEIAQLLRSIAEGETAHAFGYLDFIRQGGLTDPATDKPIGTLEEMLESAIAGETYEFTQMYPGFAKVAREEGFNEVAEWFETLARAEKSHAEKFQNVLKMLKGEQ
- a CDS encoding CBS domain-containing protein, with translation MKIIQLVNRRPVTANSEISIKQAAEIMKRESVGSIVITDKDYNPIGIVTERDIIYAIADGIPLESSIDQIMSQNPVTIDGDADISEAVALMSSRGIRHLVVINKEGKVVGVISIKDVVKAVGSIALDLAFW
- a CDS encoding helix-turn-helix transcriptional regulator, whose translation is MKLLGLVTLLSFLTLSILSTGVSSSVAETIFYNGTVIIRTYNQSVVYLPLQNITRLQASSHFTLQNNKVILANPDSVLTYQAKIDGVIKISQPYNSTICIILPYQTQLLYLYPAPISSTITQSGFLNLTFYGSNITIVFSPSASTIKYNQNSNGLFTILVVLLIISVTSTITLAYLLLKNFRKEKIRENLDNVEVEIDNNNLDERDKVVLEAIRQGADTLAKISKITGLPRTTAYRRVKKLISLGYVEEIRERNKIRYIANKNVGENDNNI